From a single Oncorhynchus tshawytscha isolate Ot180627B linkage group LG33, Otsh_v2.0, whole genome shotgun sequence genomic region:
- the LOC112230612 gene encoding sororin-B, with amino-acid sequence MSNETHQSFLADSTSQPRRRSARLTSPNQNVPNSTPTDTVKRSITVRKIAPRKTQFNVPSEDNKENEQRLSEGSLKKAKISIPGTAQVPPPKATMLSLILAPYPQATGNPEDSAWSQKVRRSYSRLSLGDRSFEHPQGQDVSSPSLRRETLFGFEKLQTPQVLRKLVQSRVGSEASKSFCGVSSFTLIEGDDSAAPEPDVNIPGVAVVKEKRRRKKVPQMKLAELDDFAAKMNAEFEEAEGFDLVVE; translated from the exons ATGAGCAACGAGACACATCAATCATTTTTGGCTG ATTCTACCAGCCAGCCACGAAGGAGGTCAGCGCGGTTGACCTCTCCAAATCAAAATGTCCCCAACTCA ACTCCTACAGACACTGTGAAACGCAGCATAACTGTGAGGAAAATTGCACCCAGGAAAACACAATTCAAT GTACCCTCGGAGGACAACAAAGAAAATGAACAAAGATTGTCTGAAGGCAGTCTGAAGAAGGCCAAAATTTCTATCCCAGGAACTGCCCAGGTACCTCCACCAAAAGCCACCATGCTCTCCCTGATCTTGGCCCCCTATCCCCAGGCTACAGGGAACCCTGAGGACTCAGCATGGTCACAGAAGGTTCGTCGGTCCTACAGCCGCCTAAGCCTAGGGGACCGTTCGTTTGAGCATCCCCAAGGCCAGGACGTGTCCTCCCCATCTCTGCGTCGGGAGACCCTGTTTGGGTTTGAGAAGCTTCAGACACCCCAGGTTCTCCGCAAGCTGGTGCAGTCCAGGGTGGGCTCTGAGGCCTCAAAGTCATTCTGTGGGGTCAGCTCCTTCACCCTGATAGAAGGGGATGACAGTGCTGCTCCTGAGCCAGATGTCAACATTCCTGGAGTTGCTGtggtaaaggagaagaggaggaggaagaaggttCCTCAAATGAAA CTGGCAGAGTTGGACGACTTTGCTGCAAAGATGAATGCAGAGTTTGAAGAGGCGGAAGGATTTGATTTGGTGGTGGAATAA